A genomic stretch from Bacillus sp. N1-1 includes:
- a CDS encoding CapA family protein, with product MKRISLLLIVLLISVGGPVFWLSSQKEDPKNASDLLAYRNVTQHSNDSTLETSTLTLAAIGDILIHDRVYEKAVEAGKYNFNPMLQNVQNQLQDADITIANQETVIGGTSIGLSSYPSFNSPTEVGDTLKMSGVDIVSMANNHTLDRGEKAIQNAIQHWKKIGILYTGSYLSKEDRNQIRTIEHNGISLAFLSYTYGTNGIRPPANKPHLVNYIDKNVMKQDIQNAKKQVDGVVVSVHFGTEYERYPNNTQLELSSFLAEAGADLILGHHPHVLQPLEWIETKDNRDVLVAYSLGNFWSGQKGDYKDIGGILKVEFAKEQFRGKTTFSVISPSFIPTFVDRNYHVHPLIEAKPERLEEINDHMRKWIPSLKVPKL from the coding sequence ATGAAAAGAATATCACTATTACTCATCGTCCTTTTGATTTCTGTTGGAGGTCCCGTCTTTTGGCTATCCAGTCAAAAGGAAGATCCAAAGAACGCCTCAGACCTCCTTGCTTATCGAAACGTAACACAGCATTCTAATGATAGTACACTTGAAACTTCTACTTTAACACTTGCAGCAATTGGAGATATCTTAATCCATGATCGCGTCTACGAAAAAGCAGTTGAAGCGGGGAAGTATAATTTTAATCCGATGCTTCAAAACGTACAAAATCAATTACAAGACGCAGACATAACCATTGCCAATCAAGAAACGGTAATAGGTGGAACCTCAATTGGCCTTTCTTCCTATCCTTCTTTTAACAGTCCAACTGAAGTTGGTGATACCTTAAAAATGTCCGGAGTCGATATCGTCTCAATGGCGAACAATCATACATTAGACCGAGGAGAAAAGGCCATCCAAAATGCGATTCAGCATTGGAAAAAAATCGGTATACTTTATACAGGAAGCTACTTATCCAAAGAAGATAGGAATCAAATTCGAACGATCGAACATAATGGCATTTCGTTAGCTTTTCTTTCTTATACTTATGGAACGAACGGTATACGTCCTCCCGCTAATAAGCCGCACCTCGTTAACTACATTGATAAAAACGTTATGAAACAAGATATACAAAATGCCAAAAAACAAGTAGATGGTGTCGTTGTAAGCGTACATTTTGGAACTGAATATGAACGCTACCCAAATAATACACAATTGGAGCTAAGTTCATTTCTAGCCGAGGCAGGAGCTGACCTTATTTTGGGCCATCACCCTCACGTGCTTCAACCACTTGAATGGATTGAAACAAAAGACAATCGAGACGTACTCGTTGCTTATTCACTTGGTAACTTTTGGTCAGGCCAGAAGGGTGATTACAAAGATATCGGTGGCATTTTGAAAGTGGAGTTTGCCAAAGAGCAATTTAGAGGAAAAACGACGTTTTCTGTCATCTCTCCCTCCTTCATACCAACGTTTGTTGATCGGAACTATCACGTTCACCCGCTTATAGAAGCCAAGCCTGAGCGACTAGAGGAAATAAACGATCATATGAGAAAATGGATCCCAAGCCTAAAAGTCCCTAAACTCTAA
- a CDS encoding b(o/a)3-type cytochrome-c oxidase subunit 1, translated as MMNELVVDRSDARLSMAHLYIAFAAVLLGGIAGLLQTLVRSGTIQLPAGIGYYQLLTAHGILLALVFTTYFIIGFFYAGMSRTMGKFYDQPHRMGWLGYIVMTVGTALTTVMVLLNEGTVLYTFYAPLKASPWFYIGLTLFIVGTWLAGGAMCHQYYIWKKVTHKNISPLFSFMAVMTMVLWFVATIGVAVSVIFQFIPWSFGWVDEINILLSRTLFWYFGHPLVYFWLLPAYVCWYVIIPEIIGGKIFSDSLARLSFVLFLLFSIPVGFHHQLLESGISPFWKYLQVVLTFMVIVPSLMTAFSLFATFEIAGRKKGAKGLFGWFRALPWKDARFFAPMVGMLIFIPAGAGGIINASNQMNQIVHNTLWVTGHFHLTVASSVALTFFGIAYWLIPHLTGRVLTGRMHQIANLQTILWAIGMFFMSGAMHTVGLLGAPRRTAYTTYQDHPDALGWIPYEVTMAVGGSILFIAILLLMYIMTALAFFAPKGKEDFPIGEVAEAAEKTPVILENWRLWLGIATVLILVAYTVPVIQMIEHAPPGSPGYKFW; from the coding sequence ATGATGAATGAATTAGTAGTCGATCGAAGTGATGCAAGGCTTAGTATGGCTCATCTGTATATCGCTTTTGCAGCCGTTCTTTTAGGGGGGATTGCAGGACTTTTACAAACACTTGTAAGAAGTGGGACGATTCAACTTCCTGCAGGAATAGGCTATTACCAGCTGTTGACGGCTCACGGCATTTTACTTGCACTTGTATTTACAACTTATTTTATTATTGGTTTTTTCTATGCCGGCATGAGCAGAACAATGGGTAAATTCTATGACCAACCTCATCGGATGGGATGGCTTGGTTACATTGTAATGACGGTTGGAACGGCGCTTACAACAGTGATGGTTCTTTTAAATGAAGGGACAGTTCTTTATACCTTTTACGCACCTTTAAAAGCTTCGCCGTGGTTCTATATTGGCCTTACGTTATTTATTGTTGGTACCTGGTTAGCAGGCGGCGCGATGTGTCATCAATATTACATCTGGAAAAAGGTAACTCATAAGAACATTTCTCCTTTGTTTAGCTTTATGGCTGTTATGACAATGGTCTTGTGGTTTGTCGCTACGATTGGTGTTGCCGTTTCCGTTATCTTTCAATTCATTCCATGGTCATTTGGATGGGTTGATGAAATTAACATTCTACTAAGTCGTACGCTTTTCTGGTATTTTGGTCACCCACTTGTGTATTTCTGGCTTTTACCTGCTTATGTGTGCTGGTATGTCATTATTCCAGAAATTATTGGAGGAAAGATTTTCAGTGACTCTTTAGCTCGTTTATCTTTCGTGCTCTTCTTACTGTTTTCTATACCTGTTGGCTTCCATCATCAGTTACTTGAATCAGGAATTTCTCCGTTTTGGAAGTATTTGCAGGTCGTATTAACGTTCATGGTTATCGTTCCTTCTCTGATGACTGCCTTTTCATTGTTTGCTACTTTTGAAATAGCAGGACGGAAAAAAGGAGCAAAAGGATTATTTGGTTGGTTTCGTGCGTTACCATGGAAGGATGCAAGATTCTTTGCACCGATGGTTGGTATGCTCATTTTCATTCCTGCAGGTGCAGGAGGAATCATTAATGCTAGTAACCAAATGAACCAGATTGTTCATAATACGCTGTGGGTTACAGGGCATTTCCATCTTACTGTTGCTTCGAGTGTTGCGCTTACGTTTTTTGGAATAGCCTATTGGCTTATCCCGCATCTTACCGGTCGCGTACTAACAGGAAGAATGCATCAAATTGCAAATCTACAAACGATCCTATGGGCGATTGGCATGTTCTTTATGTCAGGAGCTATGCATACAGTTGGTTTGCTTGGTGCACCGAGAAGAACAGCTTATACGACATACCAGGATCATCCTGATGCACTAGGATGGATTCCTTATGAAGTAACAATGGCCGTTGGTGGTTCCATTCTCTTTATTGCTATTTTACTCTTAATGTATATTATGACAGCTCTAGCTTTTTTCGCTCCAAAAGGCAAAGAAGACTTTCCGATCGGAGAGGTGGCAGAGGCGGCCGAGAAAACACCAGTCATTTTAGAAAATTGGCGGTTGTGGCTTGGTATCGCAACTGTGCTTATCCTTGTGGCATATACCGTACCAGTGATTCAGATGATTGAACACGCTCCACCAGGTTCTCCTGGATATAAGTTCTGGTAA
- a CDS encoding divergent PAP2 family protein: MKKMNKGMNLALSAIVLAQGLKILTHKATSGKWDWRPLLQTGGMPSSHSAGVSALATYTALKTGKDSIETSLAVVFGVIVMYDAQGIRRHTGEIARLVNDLDEDFELLSGHYPDLFHPRRDVELNELLGHQPAEVGGGALLGIALGFFGYFSKK, encoded by the coding sequence GTGAAGAAAATGAATAAGGGTATGAACCTAGCACTTTCAGCAATTGTCCTTGCACAAGGACTAAAAATACTGACACACAAAGCAACATCAGGCAAGTGGGATTGGCGACCCCTCCTTCAAACAGGAGGAATGCCTAGTTCTCATTCTGCAGGTGTGTCAGCACTAGCTACTTACACAGCTTTAAAAACAGGAAAAGACTCGATTGAGACTTCTCTTGCGGTTGTTTTTGGAGTCATTGTCATGTACGATGCTCAAGGAATTAGACGACACACAGGTGAGATCGCTCGGCTTGTTAATGACCTTGATGAAGATTTTGAGCTCTTATCAGGACATTACCCCGATCTGTTTCATCCAAGGCGCGATGTAGAACTGAATGAATTACTTGGTCATCAGCCCGCAGAGGTAGGCGGGGGTGCCTTACTCGGCATAGCACTTGGATTTTTCGGATACTTTTCAAAAAAATAA
- a CDS encoding Crp/Fnr family transcriptional regulator, which produces MKVTCPVTMMNKGSYNTQSFSNQNFVKLEELMYEQQVKRGEKIYWEGNDCNHLYYLKSGAVKLTKSSDEGKDLVLYHFQAGDLFGEIGDDSHVLNSFSAEAMTDCSLGVIQQKDLETILWQNGDLAVEFMKWMGYMQRFTQTKLRDLMFFGKHGALASTLIRIANTYGIEEGNTIRMTTKFTNTEIADLIGATRETVNRMLNQLKKDNIIAYENGTIMIEDLEQLKAICHCEGCPKNICRL; this is translated from the coding sequence ATGAAGGTTACATGTCCAGTTACGATGATGAATAAAGGGAGTTACAACACACAGTCTTTTTCTAATCAAAATTTTGTGAAATTAGAAGAGTTAATGTATGAACAGCAGGTGAAACGTGGTGAAAAGATCTACTGGGAAGGAAACGACTGCAATCATCTTTATTATTTAAAAAGTGGAGCAGTGAAACTTACGAAAAGTTCAGATGAGGGGAAGGACCTTGTTCTCTACCACTTCCAGGCAGGCGATCTTTTTGGGGAAATTGGAGATGACAGCCACGTTCTTAATAGCTTTAGTGCAGAAGCAATGACGGATTGCAGTCTTGGCGTCATCCAACAAAAAGACCTTGAAACAATCCTCTGGCAAAACGGTGATCTTGCAGTTGAATTTATGAAATGGATGGGGTATATGCAGCGTTTTACGCAAACGAAACTTCGTGATTTAATGTTTTTTGGGAAGCACGGAGCTCTTGCCTCAACATTGATTCGAATCGCAAACACTTACGGTATTGAAGAAGGAAATACCATTCGAATGACCACAAAGTTCACGAACACGGAAATTGCTGATTTAATTGGCGCCACGCGCGAAACGGTCAATCGAATGTTAAATCAGTTAAAGAAGGATAACATCATTGCCTATGAAAATGGCACTATCATGATTGAAGATCTTGAACAGCTAAAAGCGATTTGTCATTGTGAAGGCTGTCCTAAAAACATATGTCGGTTATAA
- a CDS encoding cytochrome c oxidase subunit 2A — protein sequence MGVLEEKKKTVRKVVTTKEGPNLKGTMIAVMLLGGFIVLSWFSVYWLYMIRL from the coding sequence ATGGGGGTTCTTGAGGAGAAAAAGAAAACGGTGCGAAAAGTCGTTACGACAAAGGAAGGACCAAACCTGAAAGGAACGATGATTGCTGTCATGTTGCTTGGGGGGTTTATTGTCCTGTCCTGGTTTAGCGTCTACTGGCTATATATGATTCGTCTATAG
- a CDS encoding cytochrome c oxidase subunit II, with product MHMHKLERLWLMIGSGSLIVFLLVIGVNAFAMGHTPPSDSEILDPTQVDLTAPFDDPGLKKIGENEYELVLVAQAFTFQSNDEIKIPEGATVHFKVTSKDVVHGFQIPKTNVNMMITPGHINTITHTFDEEGQFLILCNEYCGVGHQAMGVPLEVIK from the coding sequence ATGCACATGCACAAATTAGAAAGGCTATGGCTCATGATTGGAAGTGGATCACTGATTGTTTTTTTATTGGTAATTGGTGTGAACGCTTTCGCGATGGGTCATACACCGCCAAGTGATAGCGAGATTCTTGATCCAACTCAAGTCGATTTAACGGCACCTTTCGATGATCCAGGCTTAAAAAAGATCGGTGAGAATGAATATGAATTGGTGCTAGTTGCTCAAGCGTTCACATTTCAATCGAACGATGAAATAAAAATACCTGAAGGGGCAACTGTCCATTTCAAAGTAACAAGTAAAGATGTGGTACACGGATTTCAAATTCCGAAAACGAATGTGAATATGATGATTACACCAGGTCATATCAATACCATTACACATACGTTTGATGAAGAGGGACAGTTTCTCATTTTATGTAATGAATATTGTGGGGTTGGTCACCAGGCGATGGGTGTGCCACTGGAGGTGATAAAATGA
- a CDS encoding NTP transferase domain-containing protein, with translation MLTGVILAGGPNDYIYGRHRSLLPHHSEPLIQFQIKEMRKIVDEMIVVTNTPRDLLPFVPADTRIITDFFQNKGPLGGLHAGLSLARTDVIWVIESDNLAPSTRVASRLIKNLLKFDVDGALPVFNGVLKPFEGVYRTSTKTCLTGLLQAGNTTTSTFLKSINTSSVVIQPDMLSLK, from the coding sequence ATGCTAACAGGAGTTATTTTAGCCGGGGGACCAAATGATTATATCTACGGTCGCCACAGATCCCTTCTACCACATCATAGCGAACCACTTATTCAGTTTCAGATTAAAGAAATGCGTAAAATCGTTGATGAAATGATTGTCGTAACAAATACACCTAGAGACTTACTGCCCTTCGTACCAGCAGACACACGCATCATTACAGATTTTTTTCAAAACAAAGGTCCTCTAGGTGGTTTACATGCCGGGCTTTCACTTGCTAGAACGGATGTCATATGGGTAATCGAATCAGATAATCTTGCCCCGTCTACTCGCGTCGCAAGTAGATTGATAAAGAACTTATTGAAATTTGATGTCGATGGTGCTCTTCCTGTCTTTAATGGGGTTCTAAAACCATTTGAAGGAGTTTATAGGACAAGCACAAAAACATGCCTAACGGGTTTGCTTCAAGCGGGAAATACCACCACTTCCACTTTTCTAAAAAGCATTAATACTTCTTCAGTAGTCATTCAACCCGATATGCTCTCCCTCAAATAG